A section of the Dermacoccus nishinomiyaensis genome encodes:
- a CDS encoding S1C family serine protease: MTETPDSAPNPDERPDGARRHQLPGQAPRPDDTQVIRSEPARLDAPPAGAMPASAPAPTSGPQPGYQPKPGYQPQPGYQQPWAQPGYEQPGAAYGVGSQPAGGGRSGRGGRGLAQIGAASLLAAALASAGTYAVVQRDDTGAVSGGGNSTVIKADPADFADAGAINWSATAAKVNPSVVSIDVSSGSSGGEGSGVVLDKSGNIVTNNHVVSGAGSNATVTVTLNNNRTYPASVVGTDPSTDLAVIRIKDVPDLHPVEMADDSKLVVGQPVMAVGNPLGLAGTVTTGIVSALDRPVTTSESESDSSSTSTSTVVTNAIQTSAAINPGNSGGALVNGSGKLIGINSSIASLSNGASGGQSGNIGIGFAIPSNVVKNISGQLIAKGKAEHALLGIGTSPTEVKSGNATLTAAKVASVAPGSGAAKAGLRKDDAITAIDGEPVTSPNALVGQVRSRTVGSAVKLTIIRDGRQQEVSVTLGAQSDVKN; encoded by the coding sequence ATGACCGAGACGCCCGACAGCGCCCCGAACCCCGACGAGCGACCGGACGGCGCCCGCCGTCACCAGCTGCCGGGCCAGGCTCCACGCCCTGACGACACGCAGGTGATCCGCTCCGAACCGGCCCGCCTCGACGCCCCGCCCGCCGGTGCGATGCCGGCGTCCGCCCCCGCGCCGACGTCCGGGCCTCAGCCCGGGTACCAGCCGAAGCCCGGGTACCAGCCGCAGCCCGGGTATCAGCAGCCGTGGGCTCAGCCGGGATACGAGCAGCCGGGAGCGGCGTACGGCGTCGGCTCGCAGCCTGCCGGTGGCGGGCGTTCGGGACGCGGCGGGCGCGGCCTCGCGCAGATCGGTGCGGCCTCGCTCCTCGCGGCGGCCCTCGCATCAGCCGGGACGTACGCCGTCGTCCAGCGCGACGACACCGGCGCCGTCTCGGGCGGCGGCAACTCGACGGTCATCAAGGCCGACCCGGCCGACTTCGCCGACGCCGGCGCGATCAACTGGTCGGCGACGGCCGCGAAGGTCAACCCGAGCGTCGTCTCGATCGACGTCAGCTCCGGCTCCAGCGGCGGCGAGGGCTCTGGCGTCGTGCTCGACAAGAGCGGCAACATCGTGACGAACAACCACGTCGTCAGCGGCGCCGGGTCGAACGCGACCGTCACCGTCACGCTCAACAACAACCGCACCTACCCAGCGAGCGTCGTCGGCACCGACCCGTCCACCGACCTCGCCGTCATCCGCATCAAGGACGTCCCGGACCTGCACCCCGTCGAGATGGCCGACGACAGCAAGCTCGTCGTCGGCCAGCCCGTCATGGCTGTCGGCAACCCCCTCGGCCTCGCCGGCACCGTGACGACGGGCATCGTCTCTGCCCTCGACCGGCCGGTGACGACGAGCGAGAGCGAATCCGACAGCTCCTCGACGTCGACCTCGACCGTCGTGACGAACGCGATCCAGACGAGCGCCGCGATCAACCCGGGCAACTCGGGTGGCGCGCTCGTCAACGGCAGCGGCAAGCTGATCGGCATCAACTCCTCGATCGCGTCGCTGTCGAACGGCGCCTCGGGCGGCCAGAGCGGCAACATCGGCATCGGCTTCGCCATCCCGAGCAACGTCGTGAAGAACATCTCGGGCCAGCTCATCGCCAAGGGCAAGGCCGAGCACGCGCTGCTCGGCATCGGCACGTCGCCGACGGAGGTCAAGAGCGGCAACGCGACGCTGACGGCGGCGAAGGTCGCGTCCGTCGCCCCCGGCAGCGGCGCCGCCAAGGCGGGGCTGCGCAAGGACGACGCGATCACCGCGATCGACGGCGAACCCGTCACCTCGCCCAACGCGCTCGTCGGTCAGGTGCGCTCGCGTACCGTCGGCAGCGCCGTCAAGCTGACGATCATCCGCGACGGTCGCCAGCAGGAGGTCTCGGTGACGCTGGGAGCTCAGT
- a CDS encoding sensor histidine kinase: MFVVGTAGSWQLQSYLVQREDADLVAAAPTLVASTIQQQAEHARVTSAVPVNVYAVRIVGAQETNDFVPATGPRPDFPDVTKASAIAHGGHPYTVHSQGESTVSWRVVEGIDETTGEPYAVAVSMANVDTVVRRMQVLTIGVSAIALLFATLAALWAVRRAMRPLRAIEDTAAAIAAGDLTRRVPNPDSADEMESLARSLNVMLSQVERSMEIKDRSEESMRSFVADASHELRTPLATVRGYAELYRQGAVSDPDDVAAAFRRIEDEAKRMSAMVDDLLLLSRLETEQRAATIGATAPGTPRRHHDVDLTVIAADAVSDAEARGDGERRFALHGLGGGLGPVIISADEQRLRQVMTNLVSNAERYAPGTEPIEVGVGAVDGRAVVEVADHGPGIPADMRGRIFERFYRADVARNRASGSTGLGLSIVAAIVAAHDGEVSVRETPGGGATFVVSLPLAAPDSQAQHSSHHVADETDDVE; this comes from the coding sequence ATGTTCGTCGTCGGCACTGCCGGGTCCTGGCAGCTGCAGAGCTACCTCGTCCAACGCGAGGACGCCGACCTCGTCGCCGCCGCGCCCACCCTCGTCGCCTCGACGATCCAGCAACAGGCCGAGCACGCGCGCGTGACGAGCGCCGTGCCCGTCAACGTGTATGCCGTCCGCATCGTCGGCGCGCAGGAGACGAACGACTTCGTCCCCGCCACGGGGCCCCGCCCCGACTTCCCCGACGTGACGAAGGCCAGCGCCATCGCGCACGGCGGGCACCCCTACACCGTCCACTCGCAGGGCGAGAGCACCGTGTCGTGGCGCGTCGTCGAAGGCATCGACGAGACCACCGGCGAGCCGTACGCCGTCGCCGTCAGCATGGCGAACGTCGACACCGTCGTGCGACGCATGCAGGTGCTCACCATCGGCGTCAGCGCAATCGCACTGCTGTTCGCGACGCTCGCGGCGCTGTGGGCGGTGCGGCGGGCGATGCGACCACTACGAGCCATCGAGGACACCGCCGCCGCCATCGCCGCGGGCGACCTGACACGCCGCGTCCCCAACCCCGACTCCGCCGACGAGATGGAGAGCCTTGCGCGCTCGCTCAACGTCATGCTCAGCCAGGTCGAACGCTCGATGGAGATCAAGGACCGCAGCGAGGAGAGCATGCGCTCCTTCGTCGCAGACGCCTCGCACGAGCTGCGCACTCCCCTCGCCACCGTCCGCGGCTACGCCGAGCTGTACCGTCAGGGCGCGGTGAGCGACCCCGACGACGTCGCCGCCGCCTTCCGCCGCATCGAGGACGAGGCGAAACGCATGAGCGCCATGGTCGATGACCTGCTCCTGCTCTCTCGCCTCGAGACGGAGCAGCGCGCCGCGACGATCGGGGCCACCGCGCCCGGCACGCCGCGACGCCACCACGACGTCGACCTCACCGTCATCGCCGCGGACGCCGTGAGCGACGCAGAGGCCCGCGGGGACGGCGAGCGCCGCTTCGCACTGCACGGGCTCGGCGGCGGCCTGGGCCCCGTCATCATCAGCGCAGACGAGCAGCGCCTGCGCCAGGTGATGACGAACCTCGTGAGCAACGCCGAACGCTACGCTCCGGGCACCGAACCCATCGAGGTCGGCGTCGGTGCGGTCGACGGGCGCGCCGTCGTCGAGGTCGCCGACCACGGCCCCGGCATCCCCGCCGACATGCGTGGCCGCATCTTCGAACGCTTCTACCGTGCCGACGTCGCCCGCAACCGCGCGAGCGGCAGCACCGGCCTCGGCCTGTCGATCGTCGCCGCGATCGTCGCCGCCCACGACGGTGAGGTGAGCGTGCGCGAAACCCCCGGCGGGGGCGCGACGTTCGTCGTCAGTCTGCCGCTCGCCGCGCCGGATTCACAGGCGCAGCACAGCTCGCATCACGTTGCCGACGAGACTGATGACGTCGAATAG
- a CDS encoding response regulator transcription factor → MTGMSTPEARILIVEDDTNIRELLATSMKFAGFDVSVAGTGSEGLALAATREFDLAVLDVMLPDMDGFAVTSRLREGGRELPIVFLTARDSVDDTVKGLTVGGDDYITKPFSLEEVVARIRAVLRRTKADDSDGPTVTVGDLELDDDSHEVRRAGRVIDVSPTEFKLLRYLMLNAGRVVSKAQILDHVWDYDFRGEAGIVESYISYLRRKIDVDGLEPLIHTKRGVGYVLREPR, encoded by the coding sequence ATGACAGGCATGAGCACGCCCGAAGCACGCATCCTCATCGTCGAGGACGACACCAACATCCGCGAACTGCTCGCCACGAGCATGAAGTTCGCCGGTTTCGACGTCTCCGTCGCCGGCACCGGCAGCGAAGGGCTCGCCCTGGCCGCGACGCGGGAGTTCGACCTCGCCGTGCTCGACGTCATGCTTCCCGACATGGACGGCTTCGCCGTCACGAGCCGCCTGCGCGAGGGCGGACGCGAACTGCCGATCGTCTTCCTCACCGCGCGCGACTCCGTCGACGACACCGTCAAGGGCCTCACCGTCGGCGGCGACGACTACATCACGAAGCCGTTCAGCCTCGAAGAGGTCGTCGCGCGCATCCGCGCCGTCCTTCGCCGCACGAAGGCCGACGACTCGGACGGCCCCACCGTCACCGTCGGCGACCTCGAGCTCGACGACGACAGCCACGAGGTGCGCCGCGCGGGCCGCGTCATCGACGTCTCCCCCACCGAGTTCAAGCTGCTGCGCTACCTCATGCTCAACGCCGGTCGCGTCGTGAGCAAGGCCCAGATCCTCGACCACGTGTGGGACTACGACTTCCGCGGTGAGGCCGGCATCGTCGAGTCGTACATCTCCTACCTGCGCCGCAAGATCGACGTCGACGGTCTCGAACCGCTCATCCACACCAAGCGCGGCGTCGGATACGTGTTGCGCGAACCGCGCTGA
- a CDS encoding MFS transporter, which produces MSIRNYRLYASGALVSNVGTWIGRVTQDWVVLTELTHHDAAALGAITATQFAPVVLLAPFAGSLADAYPKRRLLMLSQSALAVTSLVLAGLLLTGSATLASVFGIALVQGIATALDNPTRQAFVSELVPEGHLTNAVGLNSASFNAARLIGPGVAGLLIAGIGTGWAMVLNAASFVAVLAALLAMNPRELRPAPRRRGRGGVREGFAYVSRRRDLQLIMGLVFVLGTFGMNFQITTALMATSVFHADARAYGIISSVMAVGSLAAALLAARRKSPSLRLLLAALAGFTVFSALAAMAPNVWLFGAFLVPVGLCALTALTTANASVQLSVDPQLRGRVMALYMAILMGGTPVGAPLIGWIGNTFGARATIAVGSVAVGVATLVAGLALMRVRHYAARDVIAMRPTHLAVRESAT; this is translated from the coding sequence TTGTCCATCCGCAACTATCGCCTCTACGCGAGCGGCGCGCTCGTGTCGAACGTCGGCACGTGGATCGGGCGCGTGACGCAGGACTGGGTCGTCCTCACCGAACTGACGCACCACGACGCCGCCGCGCTCGGCGCGATCACCGCGACGCAGTTCGCGCCCGTTGTCCTTCTCGCCCCGTTCGCCGGATCCCTCGCGGACGCCTACCCCAAGCGGCGTCTGCTCATGCTGAGCCAGAGCGCGCTCGCGGTGACGTCGCTCGTGCTCGCGGGGCTGCTGCTGACGGGCTCGGCGACGCTCGCGAGCGTCTTCGGCATCGCCCTCGTGCAGGGCATCGCGACGGCCCTCGACAACCCGACGCGTCAGGCGTTCGTCTCCGAACTCGTGCCCGAGGGGCACCTGACGAACGCCGTCGGTCTCAACTCGGCGTCGTTCAATGCGGCGCGCCTGATCGGCCCCGGCGTCGCGGGTCTGCTCATCGCGGGCATCGGCACAGGCTGGGCGATGGTGCTCAACGCGGCGTCGTTCGTCGCCGTCCTCGCCGCGCTGCTCGCGATGAATCCGCGAGAACTACGGCCGGCGCCCCGACGGCGTGGCCGCGGCGGGGTGCGCGAAGGTTTCGCCTACGTGAGTCGGCGGCGCGACCTGCAGCTCATCATGGGTCTCGTGTTCGTGCTCGGCACGTTCGGCATGAACTTCCAGATCACGACGGCGCTCATGGCGACGAGCGTCTTCCACGCCGACGCGCGCGCCTACGGCATCATCTCGTCGGTGATGGCGGTGGGGTCGCTGGCCGCGGCGCTGCTCGCGGCCCGGCGCAAGTCGCCGTCACTGCGGCTGCTGCTCGCGGCGCTCGCCGGGTTCACGGTGTTCTCCGCACTCGCCGCGATGGCGCCGAACGTGTGGCTGTTCGGCGCGTTCCTCGTGCCCGTCGGGTTGTGTGCGCTGACGGCGTTGACGACGGCGAACGCGAGCGTCCAGCTCTCCGTCGACCCGCAGCTGCGCGGGCGCGTCATGGCGCTCTACATGGCGATCCTCATGGGCGGCACGCCCGTCGGCGCGCCGCTCATCGGGTGGATCGGCAACACCTTCGGCGCTCGCGCGACGATCGCCGTCGGCAGCGTCGCGGTCGGCGTCGCGACGCTCGTCGCCGGCCTCGCCCTGATGCGGGTGCGGCACTACGCGGCGCGCGACGTCATCGCGATGCGGCCCACCCATCTCGCGGTGAGAGAATCGGCGACATGA
- the pepN gene encoding aminopeptidase N, giving the protein MPLAHNLTRETAQHRSRTVTLSDQSIHLDLTGAPTEAATFTSTSTLRLTCTEGAVSIDLVADAAPCVLLDGVELDANATSFEDSLVTVRGLTPGREHVVTVIAECHYSHTGEGLHRFRDPQDGETYLFTHFEPTDARRVFACFDQPDIKTHFAISVTAPSHWLVRSNGAPESAEPAAASDETHGNTTTDLTLTTFTPTMPQSTYIVCVIAGPYALVEDEAVLSDGRRVPLSIMCRPAMRASLPSADMLRWTKAGLPWCERKFGCSYPWGTYDQIFVPEYNIGAMENPGLVTFNENYLKRGDATRSEREALATTLLHEMAHMWFGDLVTMPWWDDLWLKESFADFIGAQAASEVTEFDDAWATFGLGRKAWAYSADQLPTTHPIVADIPDVEAARANFDGITYAKGASVLRQLVAYAGEDAFYEGAALYFERHAFTNATLDDFLDALGEASGRDMTAWAQAWLQTSGPDTLEVAGGVITRRGDRTRPHRFHATAFDVEAPDASEAAAWHAAGDAWLDLEGESDTLELPGELRGAVVLVDDEDWTYAKIAPSTETLELFATQLCHLASATHRATAWGQLWQATRDARLPAETFVRAGLTQLADEPSATIVDGAGRFAIAAITSYLPDAASRADWAQAFWRVAIDRADASTGTDLPGVWRRLALLVAALAPSVDDELRALLDAHTPFEPGQDERWSVLTSLAAHTRDDDARRDVDARLADERTRDTTQRGAAQALGATAALGLDDTKQAAWQRVDDASLTNEQVAALVAGFTHPASVELAGAYADSYLDHLETWWRERSQVIASRLVRGLFDTQPDTDAAEAWLASHPDAPGALRRIVAEEVDQLHRRRRAQAVSDGSRP; this is encoded by the coding sequence GTGCCCCTCGCTCACAACCTCACTCGCGAAACCGCCCAGCACCGTTCTCGCACAGTGACATTGAGCGACCAATCCATTCACCTGGATCTGACGGGCGCGCCGACGGAGGCCGCGACGTTCACCTCGACGTCGACACTGCGCCTCACCTGCACCGAAGGTGCGGTGTCGATCGACCTCGTCGCCGATGCCGCCCCATGCGTTCTGCTCGACGGCGTCGAACTCGACGCGAACGCCACGAGCTTCGAGGATTCTCTCGTCACCGTCCGCGGCCTGACGCCGGGGCGCGAGCACGTCGTCACCGTCATCGCCGAGTGCCACTACAGCCACACCGGCGAAGGCCTGCACCGCTTCCGCGACCCGCAGGACGGCGAGACGTACCTGTTCACCCACTTCGAACCGACCGACGCCCGCCGCGTCTTCGCCTGCTTCGACCAGCCCGACATCAAGACACACTTCGCGATCAGCGTCACCGCCCCGTCGCACTGGCTCGTGCGCAGCAACGGCGCACCCGAGAGCGCCGAACCGGCCGCCGCGAGCGACGAGACGCACGGCAACACCACCACCGACCTCACCCTCACGACGTTCACCCCGACGATGCCGCAGTCGACGTACATCGTCTGCGTCATCGCGGGCCCATACGCGCTGGTCGAGGACGAGGCGGTGCTGAGCGACGGACGCCGCGTGCCGCTGTCGATCATGTGCCGCCCGGCGATGCGCGCCAGCCTGCCCAGCGCGGACATGCTGCGCTGGACGAAGGCCGGGCTGCCGTGGTGCGAGCGCAAGTTCGGCTGCAGCTACCCCTGGGGCACCTACGACCAGATCTTCGTGCCCGAGTACAACATCGGCGCGATGGAGAACCCGGGCCTCGTCACGTTCAACGAGAACTACCTCAAGCGCGGCGACGCGACCCGCAGCGAACGCGAAGCGCTCGCCACGACGCTGCTGCACGAGATGGCGCACATGTGGTTCGGCGACCTCGTCACGATGCCGTGGTGGGACGACCTGTGGCTCAAGGAATCGTTCGCCGACTTCATCGGCGCGCAGGCCGCGTCCGAAGTCACCGAGTTCGACGACGCGTGGGCCACGTTCGGGCTGGGCCGCAAGGCGTGGGCGTACTCCGCCGACCAGCTGCCGACGACGCACCCCATCGTCGCCGACATCCCCGACGTCGAAGCCGCGCGCGCCAACTTCGACGGCATCACCTACGCGAAGGGCGCCTCCGTGCTGCGCCAGCTCGTCGCGTACGCCGGTGAGGACGCGTTCTACGAGGGCGCGGCGCTGTACTTCGAACGTCACGCCTTCACGAACGCGACCCTCGACGACTTCCTCGACGCCCTCGGCGAGGCGAGCGGACGCGACATGACGGCGTGGGCGCAGGCCTGGCTGCAGACGTCGGGCCCCGACACGCTCGAGGTGGCCGGCGGCGTCATCACGCGCCGCGGCGACCGCACGCGCCCGCACCGCTTCCACGCCACCGCATTCGACGTCGAGGCGCCCGACGCCTCCGAAGCCGCCGCCTGGCACGCCGCCGGCGACGCGTGGCTCGACCTCGAAGGCGAGAGCGACACGCTCGAGCTGCCGGGCGAACTGCGTGGCGCGGTCGTCCTCGTCGACGACGAGGACTGGACGTACGCGAAGATCGCGCCGAGCACCGAGACGCTCGAGCTGTTCGCGACGCAGCTCTGCCACCTCGCCTCGGCGACGCATCGCGCCACGGCGTGGGGGCAGCTGTGGCAGGCCACGCGTGATGCGCGCCTGCCCGCCGAGACGTTCGTGCGCGCCGGGCTGACCCAGCTCGCGGACGAACCGTCGGCGACGATCGTCGACGGCGCGGGACGGTTCGCGATCGCCGCGATCACGTCCTACCTGCCCGACGCCGCCTCGCGCGCCGACTGGGCGCAGGCGTTCTGGCGTGTCGCGATCGACCGGGCCGACGCATCGACGGGCACCGATCTTCCGGGCGTGTGGCGCCGACTGGCCCTCCTCGTCGCGGCCCTCGCCCCGAGCGTCGACGATGAACTGCGCGCCCTGCTCGACGCGCACACCCCGTTCGAGCCCGGCCAGGACGAGCGTTGGAGCGTCCTCACCTCACTCGCGGCGCACACCCGTGACGACGACGCCCGTCGCGACGTCGACGCCCGCCTCGCAGATGAACGCACGCGCGACACGACGCAGCGCGGTGCAGCCCAGGCGCTCGGCGCGACGGCAGCTCTCGGCCTCGACGACACCAAGCAGGCCGCGTGGCAGCGCGTCGACGACGCGTCGCTGACGAACGAGCAGGTCGCCGCGCTCGTCGCCGGGTTCACCCACCCCGCGAGCGTCGAGCTGGCCGGCGCGTACGCCGACAGCTACCTCGATCACCTCGAGACGTGGTGGCGCGAGCGCAGCCAGGTCATCGCCTCACGCCTCGTGCGCGGCCTGTTCGACACCCAGCCGGACACCGACGCCGCAGAAGCCTGGCTCGCCTCGCATCCCGACGCGCCGGGGGCACTGCGTCGGATCGTCGCCGAGGAGGTCGACCAGCTGCACCGTCGCCGCCGCGCGCAGGCCGTCAGCGACGGCTCGCGCCCCTGA
- the serC gene encoding phosphoserine transaminase — protein MTDAKSPAIVIPDALKPSDGRFGAGPSKIRPDALAALAAAGEGATPLLGTSHRQAPVKNLVREVQEGLAQMYDLPDGYETVMGLGGSNAFWDVAAFSLIEHRQQNLVFGEFTAKFATSATAPFLEAPDVIEAPAGSVAEAQPKPGIDTYAWAHNETSTGAMAPVTRPENTDDDALVLIDGTSAAGGLPVDLTECDVYYFAPQKSFASDGGLWFAFMSPAAIERVARIKASGRWIPPFLDLDAAITNSRQAQTYNTPALATYVLMKAQLDWFNANGGLDFAVERTRASSKALYTWADAHPHATPFVTDPAHRSLVVGTIDFDDAIDAAAIAATLRANGIVDVEPYRKLGRNQLRVGMYPAVEPTDVAALTHCIDHVIERL, from the coding sequence GTGACTGACGCGAAGAGCCCCGCCATCGTCATCCCCGACGCCCTCAAGCCGAGCGACGGACGCTTCGGTGCCGGCCCGAGCAAGATCCGCCCCGACGCACTCGCAGCGCTCGCCGCTGCAGGTGAGGGTGCAACTCCGCTGCTCGGCACGTCACACCGTCAGGCGCCGGTGAAGAACCTCGTACGCGAGGTGCAAGAGGGCCTCGCGCAGATGTACGACCTGCCCGACGGCTACGAGACGGTGATGGGTCTCGGCGGGTCGAACGCGTTCTGGGACGTGGCCGCGTTCAGCCTGATCGAACACCGCCAGCAGAACCTCGTCTTCGGCGAGTTCACCGCCAAGTTCGCGACGTCCGCGACGGCGCCGTTCCTCGAAGCCCCCGACGTCATCGAAGCCCCGGCGGGCAGCGTCGCCGAGGCGCAGCCGAAGCCCGGCATCGACACCTACGCGTGGGCGCACAACGAGACGTCGACAGGCGCGATGGCGCCCGTCACGCGCCCGGAAAACACCGACGACGACGCGCTCGTCCTCATCGACGGCACGTCCGCCGCGGGCGGCCTGCCCGTCGACCTGACCGAGTGCGACGTCTACTACTTCGCGCCGCAGAAATCGTTCGCGAGCGACGGGGGCCTGTGGTTCGCGTTCATGTCCCCCGCCGCGATCGAGCGGGTCGCGCGCATCAAGGCGTCGGGCCGCTGGATCCCACCGTTCCTCGACCTCGACGCCGCCATCACGAACAGCCGTCAGGCGCAGACGTACAACACGCCGGCGCTCGCGACGTACGTCCTCATGAAGGCGCAACTCGACTGGTTCAACGCGAACGGCGGCCTCGACTTCGCCGTCGAACGCACCCGCGCCTCATCGAAGGCCCTCTACACGTGGGCGGACGCGCACCCCCACGCGACACCGTTCGTCACGGACCCGGCGCACCGCTCCCTCGTCGTCGGCACGATCGACTTCGACGACGCCATCGACGCGGCGGCGATCGCGGCGACGCTGCGCGCCAACGGCATCGTCGACGTCGAGCCCTACCGGAAGCTGGGACGCAATCAGCTGCGCGTCGGCATGTACCCTGCCGTGGAACCCACCGATGTGGCGGCGCTCACCCACTGCATCGACCACGTCATCGAACGGCTCTGA
- the pdxH gene encoding pyridoxamine 5'-phosphate oxidase translates to MTEVRMDYDGEGLDESQLPAAPLELIEAWVREARERQNAQGDVPEPEAISIATADAAGAPHVRTVLMRYLGADGPGFYTNLESAKGRDIAENDQIAGALTWPLMFRAIRFTGSAVELPRDVVRAYFDSRPYGSRVGAWVSKQSRPLTSRAELETANAEMTARYPDTGGADDVPLPDFWGGYRINCDEIEFWAGRRSRLHDRLVYVRVGDGDLDDPSAWRIERRWP, encoded by the coding sequence ATGACCGAGGTGCGCATGGATTACGACGGTGAAGGTCTCGACGAGTCGCAGTTGCCCGCGGCGCCGCTCGAGCTGATCGAGGCGTGGGTGCGCGAAGCACGCGAACGCCAGAATGCCCAAGGCGACGTGCCCGAGCCAGAGGCCATCAGCATCGCGACGGCCGACGCCGCCGGCGCGCCGCACGTGCGGACCGTCCTCATGCGCTACCTCGGGGCCGACGGCCCCGGTTTCTACACGAACCTCGAATCGGCCAAGGGCCGTGACATCGCCGAGAACGACCAGATCGCCGGGGCGCTCACGTGGCCGCTGATGTTTCGCGCGATCCGCTTCACCGGTAGCGCCGTCGAGCTGCCTCGTGACGTCGTGCGCGCCTACTTCGACTCGCGCCCGTATGGTTCGCGCGTCGGGGCGTGGGTGTCGAAGCAGTCGCGGCCGCTGACGAGCCGCGCCGAGCTCGAGACCGCCAACGCCGAGATGACGGCCCGTTACCCCGACACCGGCGGCGCCGACGACGTCCCCCTGCCCGACTTCTGGGGCGGCTACCGCATCAACTGCGACGAGATCGAGTTCTGGGCGGGGCGCCGTTCCCGGCTGCACGACCGCCTCGTCTACGTGCGCGTCGGCGACGGCGACCTCGACGACCCGTCAGCCTGGCGCATCGAACGTCGCTGGCCCTGA
- a CDS encoding serine hydrolase domain-containing protein yields MTDSSTPTPHDPSTDRALAALDAQDEGATATLDSQADAAAMTSAARDVQADRAATSGVSQVDGRVEPSTATRLSRETTTALDRIALDAQRSGRVPGLAAGVARRGTLLWHNGFGAAHLGQNVGAERVGQTAPDENTRFQIASNTKTFVAVTIMALRDEGKLDIDAPARDIIDTITADSPLARMTPRQFMSHSSGIQREAVGDVFDTLVMPGRDEFLASLAHSERVLPAHTRFHYSNLGYALLGEMINRLDGGDWFASVQRRLLDPLGMTSTTLGHPGGVDTDPHAAGTYFVPPYSDVPVDEPVFDSRAIAPAAGMVSSVRDMARWGGFVANPDPAILSADTLEEMCQPQIVADVDRWGAAWGLGFMLLRRDDRIWVGHTGGWPGAITGVFTHRESATTGVALMNATHTPDPAALATDLASAVQEREPELPAAWTPGITVPPEFVPLLGVWFSEGTQFTFVVEGGTLKARVEGLPEWKAPAVFERVDEDRYRTVAGRERGEWLVITRDADGSVTQLNWATYRFTREPAAFGEWL; encoded by the coding sequence ATGACTGACTCGTCCACGCCGACACCCCACGACCCGTCGACCGATCGTGCCCTGGCAGCACTCGACGCGCAGGACGAAGGAGCTACCGCGACGCTCGACTCCCAGGCTGACGCTGCCGCGATGACGTCGGCCGCGCGGGACGTGCAGGCTGATCGTGCTGCCACGTCCGGCGTCTCTCAGGTGGACGGGCGCGTCGAACCCTCGACGGCGACGCGGTTGTCGCGCGAGACGACGACGGCTCTCGACCGCATCGCCCTCGACGCTCAGCGCTCGGGTCGCGTGCCGGGCCTCGCCGCCGGGGTGGCGCGACGCGGGACGCTGCTGTGGCACAACGGTTTCGGGGCGGCGCACCTCGGCCAGAACGTCGGCGCGGAGCGCGTCGGGCAGACTGCGCCCGACGAGAACACGCGCTTCCAGATCGCGTCGAACACGAAGACGTTCGTGGCGGTGACGATCATGGCCCTGCGCGACGAGGGCAAGCTCGACATCGACGCTCCGGCCCGCGACATCATTGACACCATTACCGCCGATTCGCCGCTAGCGCGCATGACGCCGCGTCAGTTCATGTCGCACAGCTCCGGCATCCAGCGCGAGGCCGTCGGCGACGTGTTCGACACGCTCGTCATGCCGGGTCGCGACGAGTTCCTCGCGAGCCTCGCCCACAGCGAACGCGTCTTGCCCGCTCACACGCGTTTCCACTACTCGAACCTCGGGTACGCGCTGCTCGGCGAGATGATCAATCGTCTCGACGGTGGCGACTGGTTCGCTAGCGTGCAGCGTCGGCTCCTCGACCCACTCGGCATGACGTCGACAACTCTCGGCCACCCGGGCGGCGTCGACACCGATCCGCATGCTGCGGGCACCTATTTCGTGCCGCCGTACAGCGACGTCCCCGTCGACGAACCCGTCTTCGACTCGCGCGCCATCGCGCCGGCCGCGGGCATGGTCTCGAGTGTGCGCGACATGGCGCGTTGGGGAGGTTTCGTCGCGAACCCCGACCCCGCGATCCTCTCCGCCGACACGCTCGAGGAGATGTGTCAGCCGCAGATCGTCGCCGACGTCGATCGCTGGGGCGCCGCATGGGGTCTCGGGTTCATGCTGCTGCGCCGTGACGATCGCATCTGGGTCGGCCACACCGGCGGTTGGCCGGGCGCGATCACCGGCGTCTTCACGCACCGCGAGAGCGCGACGACGGGCGTCGCTCTCATGAACGCGACGCACACCCCCGATCCCGCGGCCCTCGCCACGGACCTCGCGAGCGCCGTCCAGGAGCGCGAACCCGAGCTGCCCGCAGCCTGGACGCCCGGGATCACCGTGCCCCCGGAGTTCGTCCCGCTGCTCGGGGTGTGGTTCTCGGAGGGGACGCAGTTCACGTTCGTCGTCGAGGGCGGCACGCTCAAGGCTCGCGTCGAGGGGTTGCCCGAGTGGAAGGCGCCGGCCGTCTTCGAGCGCGTCGACGAAGACCGCTACCGCACCGTCGCGGGTCGCGAGCGCGGCGAATGGCTCGTCATCACCCGCGACGCCGACGGTTCCGTCACCCAACTCAACTGGGCCACATACCGCTTCACGCGCGAGCCGGCCGCGTTCGGCGAATGGCTCTGA